The Insulibacter thermoxylanivorax sequence ATACAAGGAGGAGAAGCAATGAGTGTATTCAAGAGACTATTCCGCATCGGCAAGGCCAATGTAAACGCCGCCCTCGACAAACTGGAAGATCCCGTCAAGATGATCGATCAGATCCTGCGTGAGCTGGACGAGGATATCGCGAAGATGACCGCTGCTGTGACTTCGCAGATGGCCGTTGAGAAACGCTTCGAACGGGAGCTTCGAGAAACGGAGAACATCATCGCTAGGCGGGATGAGCAAGCCCGGGTTGCTGTAGAACGCGGCGAAGATGATCTGGCAAGAGAAGCCCTGATCGATAAGAAACGTCATATGGAGAAGCTCGAAGCGCTGAAGGCCAACTATGAGAAAGCCAAAGCGACGGCCGACCGTCTGCGCAAGCAGCTTGATGATATGAAGAACCGCGTACAAGACATGAAGACGAAGCGCAGCGCTCTGATCGCACAAGCTGAGGCAGCCAAGGCGACGAAGAAGATTACGAAGACGATGAGCGGTGTCGGCACGGCTAATCTCGCCGAAAGCTTCTATAAGATGGAAGAGAAAATCCAGCAAATGCATGACGAAGCGCAAGCAGCTCAAGAACTGGCTGAGAGCGAACGTGCCCTTGATTATAAATTTGAAGAGATGCTCAGCAAAACTGCAGATCAAGAAGTTGAAGACGAACTGGCACAACTTAAAGCATCGCTTAAGAAATAATCCATACCAGGACCGGATAGCTTGGAAGTCTGCTTCCAAGCTTTTTTCGGCAGGTCACCCCGCATCTTCGGTTTGGCGCCCGGACATAAACTGTGATCTGCCGCACTCGATAAGGGAAAGGAGATTGCTATTTGAACAACAACGCGATCAAACGAATCCAACTCCCGGCCCTGATCTGGCTGGCGATCGTGCTGATGTTCCTCCCTTCTGCGGTCGTCTTCGCCGCTCCCAAACCAGAAGGATATATCGTCGATGAAGCCGGTCTGTTCAGCTCCAGTGAGATATCGGCTATAGAGGACAGGATCGCCCAAGCGCCCTTCGATCTCTATGTCTATACCGTGGAACATCTGGACGGCACAACGATTGATCGGCTGTCAGCGGACACCTTCAAGGCATGGTCCCTCTCAACTAACGATGCCCTCGTTACCATCGCCTATGAAGAAGGAGAAGTCTACCTCGAACTGGCGATCAACAGCAAACTGGAGCGGGCTCTGTTTACTTCCGCAGAATATTCGGGAACGGACAGCCATCTGCGGCTTCTGATGGACACCTTCTTCCCCCATGCGGCGAATGAGGATTTCGGCTCGGCGATTGCAGCCGTGGTCGATGAATTCGAGCGGTTGTTAGAAGTATATGAAGCACCCGCTCCGCAGCCATCGCCCAGTCCTGGAACAACGGCACCAACTCCAACACCTGCGCCGTCGCAGCCGCCTGCTT is a genomic window containing:
- a CDS encoding PspA/IM30 family protein yields the protein MSVFKRLFRIGKANVNAALDKLEDPVKMIDQILRELDEDIAKMTAAVTSQMAVEKRFERELRETENIIARRDEQARVAVERGEDDLAREALIDKKRHMEKLEALKANYEKAKATADRLRKQLDDMKNRVQDMKTKRSALIAQAEAAKATKKITKTMSGVGTANLAESFYKMEEKIQQMHDEAQAAQELAESERALDYKFEEMLSKTADQEVEDELAQLKASLKK